The genomic stretch gttgtttctcaagacgagatctcccacttgaaattgcagctttttcaccctttggttataataccgggctacttgctccttgtacttggctgcttttatgcaggccaattctcttctttcttcggcaagatctagttcggctctcagtccgtcaccattcatttctgaggagaaatttagagttcggggactgggtacgccgatctcaaccggaatcacggcttcagtgccgtacaccatcgagttcggctccggtgtgacttcggtcatttcgcctgcctctgactccggctgctgtgattgctatgcttgatggtgccgagctgattgctcggcacttttaagcgcaatctgcaaacactcttgctcttttttgatcacctcggatgaccgctatccctcctttagtggggaaggagttcggcgaggaagcctctgatcgctatgatcgggcttctttttgtcttctctagatgagctgtctaaagaccgttttcgacggtctgcctcatcggcacgagaaaactggtccgcaatgtcccacatctcttgagctgtttgcggactgcattccacgagctttctgtagagagctccgggcaggattccattttggaatgccgaaatgacaagtagatcattgggataatctacttgtaggcattccttgtggaaccttgtcataaagtcgctgatcttttcgtcgcgaccttgacgtgtagaaagcagctgagccgaagtgattcgggcttccgctttctgaaagaacctcctgtggaaagcatccattagatctcggtaagatctaatgctgccttgggggaggctatcgaaccaccttcttgcgttcccgataagcagctcgggaaacagcttgcacatgtggacctcattgagaccctggttcaccatgttatactgatagcgtcccaggaagtcatgaggatccactaacctgtcataagtcatcgacggagttcggtagttctgtggcaagggagttcgggtgatatcgtccgagaacggagtcttcaatgctccgtacatggcgaacccgacatctcttcggtatggaggagatggagttctcctgtgattccggtaccgaggagggacaggaacatgtcggggttgaggattcttcttcctggaagacacggcactactgcggtagtgactttcatgtctggatgaggagggagaatccaccgttttcgtctccggcttttggcccttttgcaggaaaattaagaactcttcctgcttctcggccaaaaacaacttgacagcctcgttcaaatcgggctgctgggaagactcggtgcgatgagtctttgagcggtttgttccttctccgtgagaactggaagtagatttctcccgaggctgttttccagacctgcgggctggactagcttcctcatggttatcacgaacggtattatgggtgttacgtgatctggtatgcatttttttggtggatgaggatcaaaaactcgctttatcacaaatttggttctctgtttcccacagacggcgccagtgatggttgggcgaatttttgatggtgatgaatgcaggaaaatacagatcacgacacagagatttacgtggttcgatttactgaggtaaatctacgtccacgggaagaaaagagggcagagttgtattgcttgatctgttttctacagcttacaatacagacttgctatatgatcttttatgtctagagagctcctttttccttctgatctaagttctatttatacattgaactaagatcgtggcttgcatcaccactaactaggtcgtggcttacatcaccactaactaggtcgtggcttacatcaccactaagtatgtcgtggatgtcgtggaggtcatgagatcctgcatgggtccaccacgaaatagatcgtgtagtggaggtcgtggaggttctgcatgggtccactatctcccagttcggtcgaatactgagaccgaactgctgaactattgccgagcagcttttgccgatctgagagtagagcttgattggtcggcttttactgAGGTGTAGGCTGGAGCCGAACTCTTTgataatgccgaactgattggttggcttttaccgagctgtaggctggggccgaactctttggtaatgccgaactgatactcttccttgggctttgggctgatgggccgtcactgctattgggcttgtttagtacgtaccccatcacaccAATTGCTATAGGGTGACTGGCCTGTTTAGTTTAGTTCTATCTTTGTCAACATACACCCGATATTCCTCTTCAATGTTTCTACTACACCCATAAAAAAGGATATCTACTTATTCTATCATTTTTTTGCTTATTACAAGGCTTAGGTAATTATAAGCTTTCAACAATATAATAggatggaaataaataaaatttccttAAATGGCCTGTTATAGTCATCTTATCAACATTTGCTACCAAAACCTGCCAGATTAACAGTATTGGCCTATTATTTGGTTCTCtttttatttaccttttttgTGATTAGATGATTGCTTCAGAGTTCAGTCTTTTAGACAGTGGGATTTCACACTTATTTAGGTGATACTACTTGTTTACATATCCTTGGATTAAGGTCATCCAAACAATTTAGTGACGCCACTAATTAGATTTTAACCTATAGAACTCTAACAATTTTTTTGTATTGTGCCTTCTGttattcaatttcactgttgtATATGCCACTGATTAAAGTATTGCCTTGTCTGTTCACAGTATTGCATATATAGAGTTCAAGGAAAGGGATGCTTTTATCAGAGCATTAGCATTGCATGGATCTGAATTTAGAGAGGGCATCATGTCTGTGATAGAGGCAAGGCCAAGAGGTGATAGTCAAAATAGCGTTGGCAGTAGCAGATGCTGTGAGAGTGAGAGGATTGGTGGGAGGCATGGTTGGAACAACTTTGGCGGAAGAAGTGGCATTCGTGAGACTGGTGCTTGGTCTGGAGCTGGTTTTGGGGGGCAGTTGAATGGAAGAGGTGCTTCAAGCCACTCCAGTGGAAGAGGTGTTTGGGGGCACTCCAATGGAAGATATGCTACTCGCGGCTCCAACGTAAGAGGTCCTTCGTGCGAGTCCAGTGGAAGGGGTGTTTGGGGAGATTCCAATGGAAGAGGTGCTTGGGGGAACTCCCGAATCTTCAATGGCAGAGGTGCTTCGTGCGACACCGGTGGAAGAAGACGTGATTGGGGGGTCTCGAATGGAAGAGGTTGGGGGAACTTCAATGGAAGAGGTGGTTGGGGGAATTCCAGTGGAGGAGGTGCTTGGGCAGACCCCAGTGGAGGAGGTTCTTGGGCAGACTCCAGTGGTAGAGGTGTTTGGGGCAACTCCAGTGCCATGGGTGCTTCACACAACTCCAGTGGAAGAGGTGCTTGGCGAGACTCCAGTGATAAAGGTGTTTGGAGCAGCTCCAGTGGAGGAGGTGCTTGGGGAAACTCCAGTGATAGAGGTGTTTTGGGCAACTCCAATGCCACAGGTGCTTCACGCAGCTCCAGTGAAAGAGGTGTTTGGGGCGACTCTAATGCAAGAGGCGCATTGCGCGGCTCCAGTGGAAGAGGTTTGTGGTGGGGAGGCTCCAGTGAAAGAGGTGCTTCACGCGGCTCCAGTGGAAGAGGTTTGTGGTGGGGAGGCTCCAGTGAAAGAGGTGCTTCACGCGGCTCCAGTGGAAGAGGTTTGTGGTGGGGAGGCTCCAGTGAAAGAGGTGCTTCACGCGGCTCCAGTGGAAGAGGTTTGTGGGGTGGCTCCAGTGAAGGAGGTGCTTCGCGCGGCTCCTGTGGAAGAGGTTTGTGGGGCAGCTCCAGTGAAAGAGGTGCTTCGCGCTGCTCCTGTGGAAGAGGTTTGTGGGGCGGCTCCAGTGAAAGAGGTGGTTGGAGCAACTCCAGAGGAAGAGGTGATTGGGGGAACTCCAGTGGAAGAAGTGGTTGTTGGAGCAACTCCAGGTCCAGGGGAAGAGGTGTTTGGCCGGAATAGAATGGAAGAGGTATACTGGGCAGCTATACTGAAATTAATGAAGTTGGTGGAAGTGGTGTTTGCATTGGAGGTGGTGGCGGGGGACAAGGAACTCCAACCGATCCAATTATTTCTTCACCTGAAGCTGCTATAGGTATGACACATACTTTTTCTCTATCCAAATTCTCTGTTTCATTttctcaaaatgaaaatatttcttTCATAATTCTATTTACATACGTGTTCTGTTTCCGGTGGTGCCGCTATCCTATTTCATGAACATGCTAAACAATTTGTATCTGTCGCGATCTTTGTTAAGAGAACGCATATGGAACGTGATTTCATGGTTTCTTTCactgcttttttttttcttttttctatatgatatttaatgagcaataa from Salvia splendens isolate huo1 chromosome 15, SspV2, whole genome shotgun sequence encodes the following:
- the LOC121768023 gene encoding nucleolin 1-like — its product is MDLASLEKVGKRAIEAELVSAKKQKVAENASEITTDTIEIQKKVDTSSLADDCCSKPEHCIEGKVSGVDVHIVSVLEGKINVLDEDTVTAEEGHIAAIVEIDEPNYDVDSCFLGETNLYEDAPAAISLSKNDPTAPQKNKEESSKDFVVSYEDAAFLNGDVTTGNLSSPLPSTVESLVSVEEKDDSRIYEFDSAHETNNDDNVDTAQEEDMINQELELDDETSSSDDDLHTPTTPTDQTSGGKTLYVGNLSFSVEQEDVENFFKAAGEVVHIGFAMNFDETFKGHGYVEFASAEAAEKALHELNGKELLRRRVRLDFLKERGSVTRYNGIAYIEFKERDAFIRALALHGSEFREGIMSVIEARPRGDSQNSVGSSRCCESERIGGRHGWNNFGGRSGIRETGAWSGAGFGGQLNGRGASSHSSGRGVWGHSNGRYATRGSNVRGPSCESSGRGVWGDSNGRGAWGNSRIFNGRGASCDTGGRRRDWGVSNGRGWGNFNGRGGWGNSSGGGAWADPSGGGSWADSSGRGVWGNSSAMGASHNSSGRGAWRDSSDKGVWSSSSGGGAWGNSSDRGVLGNSNATGASRSSSERGVWGDSNARGALRGSSGRGLWWGGSSERGASRGSSGRGLWWGGSSERGASRGSSGRGLWWGGSSERGASRGSSGRGLWGGSSEGGASRGSCGRGLWGSSSERGASRCSCGRGLWGGSSERGGWSNSRGRGDWGNSSGRSGCWSNSRSRGRGVWPE